Proteins encoded by one window of Salvia splendens isolate huo1 chromosome 5, SspV2, whole genome shotgun sequence:
- the LOC121802069 gene encoding probable carboxylesterase 17, whose protein sequence is MSQEKKVVEKISGWLRIFDDGSVDRTWTGPPTVKFMMDPVPPHDDFIDGVAIADATTDSGLKVRIYLPEKKPDDPEKLSLLVHFHGGGFCLSDADWFMYYTVYTRLAREARSIVVSPYLRQAPEHRLPAACDDGFSALEWLSRGEPRHPWIDGAADFGRIFLIGDSSGGNIAHQVAARARDAGVKLAGAVLMHTDFCRTQRSKSEMEKAETPFLTPEMMDKMLEMALPEGATKEHPITCPMGEAAPPLETVRLPPYLYCMADHDLVRDREMEFYEAMKKAGKEIELFTSHDVGHSFYLNKIAVDSDPKVAEETRKLFEVIICFINTH, encoded by the coding sequence ATGTCGCAAGAAAAGAAAGTTGTAGAAAAGATTTCCGGTTGGCTCCGAATATTCGACGACGGCTCGGTGGACCGGACCTGGACCGGTCCGCCCACGGTCAAGTTCATGATGGATCCCGTGCCGCCCCACGACGACTTCATAGACGGCGTCGCCATCGCCGACGCCACCACCGACTCCGGCCTCAAAGTCCGCATCTACCTACCCGAAAAGAAACCCGACGACCCCGAAAAGCTCAGCCTCCTCGTCCACTTCCACGGCGGCGGCTTCTGCCTCAGCGACGCCGACTGGTTCATGTACTACACCGTCTACACGCGCCTGGCGCGGGAGGCACGCTCCATCGTGGTCTCGCCCTACCTCCGCCAGGCCCCCGAGCACCGCCTCCCCGCCGCCTGCGACGATGGCTTCTCCGCCCTCGAGTGGCTCTCCCGGGGCGAGCCCCGCCACCCCTGGATCGATGGCGCCGCCGACTTCGGCCGGATTTTCCTCATCGGAGACAGCTCCGGCGGGAATATCGCCCACCAGGTGGCGGCGCGTGCGAGGGACGCGGGGGTGAAGCTGGCCGGGGCGGTGCTGATGCACACGGACTTCTGCCGGACGCAGCGGAGCAAGTCGGAGATGGAGAAGGCGGAGACGCCGTTTCTGACGCCGGAGATGATGGACAAGATGCTGGAGATGGCGCTGCCGGAGGGTGCCACGAAGGAGCACCCGATCACGTGCCCGATGGGGGAGGCGGCGCCGCCGCTGGAGACGGTGAGGCTGCCGCCGTATCTGTACTGCATGGCGGATCATGATCTGGTGAGGGATAGGGAGATGGAGTTCTATGAAGCGATGAAGAAGGCTGGAAAAGAGATTGAGCTGTTTACGAGCCACGACGTCGGCCATAGTTTCTACCTAAACAAGATCGCCGTCGATTCCGATCCCAAAGTGGCGGAGGAGACTCGGAAGCTGTTTGAAGTGATTATTTGCTTTATCAACACCCATTGA
- the LOC121803544 gene encoding uncharacterized protein LOC121803544 isoform X3 produces MGRLAGFRPPQFSEEDTWLPVWLQQCNEEWLDAETMEEDYITFEKRVEEFRNFNSGDSLRDKGGCNIGQLFMSGTDSSPFSCAHSANDVEHFRLCLSSDSDSENAVLSNDACETEPNYPVVAQPIGTLEVQKDANLSTHPDAGAVNCTLMEESERSDKKVELLKFNDNVHFSEAASDAVELCIAASEALVINELINSDSLEKSSSASAILEASLKLKQARLEVWENTFADSFSLTSDMDNLSDLDDVTMEIVYEDAGIHFSELPGNELSLSRVKDTLESEHNNEVEHKNTSASVCENSGNYNFDNDIQLKKALNAVYSGSDAQEMVNCSLSCDVGTDAGHCNDFSRDIKFQENCLPSVSAEEVNTLIPESNPNKSYVSSSPIMCLRDRENNYCKPNIVQQRFQSRWLGGWSSNNEVKCATMKCSIPKPFVAQTSFLSESAYTAPDVNSFIQNHDKQALVASQLSIRSENFSGENDVMLLSQDVGSSSASLVDPLCSVVPSSIPENLCSLPNLNYGDPVVPITIESKKDNVLGTPYFYNMPAEEENSARQTSDSNVSEDKVSRQSASLRDYSVLLPSHTMLSGKDSHQKCSFLKEVKAGAELQILNKENTARSPSLVFTHRTESRFQDSIYCRQNFVEENAIGTAQPESLVKHLPYDKLQPKLLRCENQSTEKQPTRKRVHFSERETNIPDNKKVRKLQTASKPCYSTRSGKRLTRPSNHLESRTQQMDRYLRVNLDKKKKRLIFQHMEFLLTGFSQQKEKEIDGLIRKYGGIVLSQIPSANAKGKRNSRSKSRALPVVLCLKKIQSFKFLYGCAVNGYVLRVNWLIDSIAAGFVVQPNRSHASWKDQIFYKHYYYSQDTIWLAHFHGGRLMALSFI; encoded by the exons ATGGGAAGATTAGCTGGTTTTCGCCCTCCACAATTCTCCGAG GAGGATACGTGGTTGCCTGTCTGGCTTCAGCAATGCAATGAGGAATGGTTGGATGCCGAGACGATGGAGGAAGATTACATTACATTTGAGAAGCGGGTTGAG GAATTTAGAAACTTTAACAGTGGAGATTCTTTGAGGGACAAAGGTGGATGTAACATTGGTCAATTATTTATGTCTGGAACTGATAGTTCGCCCTTCAGTTGTGCTCACTCTGCTAATGAT GTGGAACACTTTCGTCTTTGTCTGTCGTCAGATAGTGATTCAGAAAATGCAGTTCTAAGTAATGATGCATGTGAAACAGAGCCTAATTATCCTGTTGTGGCTCAACCTATTGGAACTTTAGAAGTTCAGAAGGATGCTAATTTAAGTACACATCCGGATGCTGGTGCAGTAAATTGCACTCTAATGGAAGAGTCGGAGAGGAGTGATAAAAAGGTCGAACTGCTGAAGTTTAATGACAATGTACATTTCTCTGAAGCTGCATCTGATGCCGTAGAGCTTTGTATTGCAGCATCTGAAGCACTGGTCATTAATGAATTAATCAACAGCGATTCACTTGAAAAATCTTCCTCAGCTTCAGCTATACTTGAAGCTTCTCTTAAGCTAAAGCAAGCACGGTTGGAAGTTTGGGAAAACACCTTTGCTGACTCATTTTCCTTGACAAGTGACATGGATAATTTATCTGACTTGGATGATGTAACTATGGAAATTGTGTATGAAGATGCTGGTATTCACTTCAGTGAGTTGCCTGGAAATGAGTTAAGTTTATCTCGAGTTAAGGATACTTTGGAATCTGAGCATAATAATGAAGTTGAACACAAGAATACTAGTGCTTCTGTTTGTGAAAATTCAGGTAACTATAATTTTGACAATGACATACAATTGAAAAAGGCTTTGAATGCCGTATATAGTGGCAGTGATGCACAAGAGATGGTAAATTGTAGTCTATCTTGTGATGTGGGCACTGATGCTGGCCACTGCAATGATTTTTCGAGGGATATTAAATTTCAGGAAAACTGCCTTCCTTCAGTTTCAGCAGAG GAAGTCAATACACTCATACCAGAAAGCAATCCAAATAAAAGTTATGTGAGCTCTTCTCCTATTATGTGTCTTCGAGATAGGG AAAACAATTATTGTAAACCAAATATAGTTCAACAAAGGTTCCAGAGCCGTTGGCTTGGTGGATGGTCAAGCAAT AATGAAGTGAAGTGTGCAACTATGAAATGCAGCATTCCAAAACCTTTTGTTGCTCAGACTAGCTTTTTGTCAGAATCTGCATATACTGCTCCAGATGTGAACTCATTTATCCAGAATCATGATAAACAGGCCTTAGTAGCTTCTCAGCTGAGCATACGCAGCGAAAATTTCTCTGGAGAAAATGATGTTATGTTGCTTTCTCAAGATGTAGGATCTTCAAGTGCATCCTTGGTGGACCCCCTTTGCTCAGTTGTGCCATCAAGTATTCCTGAAAATCTGTGTTCCTTACCAAATCTAAACTACGGAGACCCAGTTGTTCCTATTACAATTGAATCTAAGAAAGACAATGTGCTGGGTACTCCTTATTTTTACAATATGCCAGCTGAAGAAGAAAATAGTGCCAGGCAAACATCTGATAGCAATGTCTCAGAGGATAAAGTTTCTAGGCAATCAGCCTCTCTTAGGGATTATAGTGTGTTGTTGCCCAGCCACACTATGCTTTCTGGAAAAGATAGTCATCAGAAATGTTCATTTCTGAAAGAGGTGAAGGCTGGGGCTGAACTACAAATTCTAAATAAAGAAAACACTGCTCGAAGTCCGTCTCTTGTATTTACCCATAGAACAGAATCCCGCTTCCAGGATTCCATTTATTGTAGGCAAAATTTTGTTGAAGAAAATGCAATTGGGACAGCACAACCAGAAAGCTTGGTGAAGCACTTGCCCTATGATAAACTGCAGCCAAAGCTATTACGATGTGAAAATCAAAGTACCGAAAAGCAACCAACGCGGAAACGAGTTCACTTTTCTGAAAGGGAAACGAACATTCCAGACAACAAAAAAGTTCGGAAGTTGCAAACTGCATCAAAACCTT GCTATTCTACTAGATCTGGGAAAAGGTTAACTAGACCCAGTAATCATCTTGAGTCTAGAACTCAACAGATGGACAGATATTTAAGAGTGAACTTggataagaagaaaaaaaggttgatATTTCAGCATATGGAATTTTTGCTTACTGGATTCtctcagcaaaaggaaaaggaaattgATGGTCTCATTAGAAAATATGGTGGCATAGTCCTCTCTCAAATTCCATCTGCAAACGCAAAGGGAAAGAGAAACTCTAGGTCCAAGTCTCGGGCCCTTCCAGTTGTTTTATGTTTAAAGAAG ATACAATCATTCAAGTTCCTGTATGGGTGTGCTGTGAATGGATATGTACTCAGAGTTAATTGGCTTATTGATTCCATTGCAGCAGGTTTTGTCGTGCAGCCAAACAG GAGTCATGCTTCATGGAAAGACCAAATATTTTACAAACATTACTACTATTCTCAAG atacTATCTGGCTAGCTCATTTTCATGGCGGAAGACTCATGGCTCTATCCTTTATTTGA
- the LOC121803544 gene encoding uncharacterized protein LOC121803544 isoform X2, producing the protein MGRLAGFRPPQFSEEDTWLPVWLQQCNEEWLDAETMEEDYITFEKRVEEFRNFNSGDSLRDKGGCNIGQLFMSGTDSSPFSCAHSANDVEHFRLCLSSDSDSENAVLSNDACETEPNYPVVAQPIGTLEVQKDANLSTHPDAGAVNCTLMEESERSDKKVELLKFNDNVHFSEAASDAVELCIAASEALVINELINSDSLEKSSSASAILEASLKLKQARLEVWENTFADSFSLTSDMDNLSDLDDVTMEIVYEDAGIHFSELPGNELSLSRVKDTLESEHNNEVEHKNTSASVCENSGNYNFDNDIQLKKALNAVYSGSDAQEMVNCSLSCDVGTDAGHCNDFSRDIKFQENCLPSVSAEEVNTLIPESNPNKSYVSSSPIMCLRDRENNYCKPNIVQQRFQSRWLGGWSSNNEVKCATMKCSIPKPFVAQTSFLSESAYTAPDVNSFIQNHDKQALVASQLSIRSENFSGENDVMLLSQDVGSSSASLVDPLCSVVPSSIPENLCSLPNLNYGDPVVPITIESKKDNVLGTPYFYNMPAEEENSARQTSDSNVSEDKVSRQSASLRDYSVLLPSHTMLSGKDSHQKCSFLKEVKAGAELQILNKENTARSPSLVFTHRTESRFQDSIYCRQNFVEENAIGTAQPESLVKHLPYDKLQPKLLRCENQSTEKQPTRKRVHFSERETNIPDNKKVRKLQTASKPCYSTRSGKRLTRPSNHLESRTQQMDRYLRVNLDKKKKRLIFQHMEFLLTGFSQQKEKEIDGLIRKYGGIVLSQIPSANAKGKRNSRSKSRALPVVLCLKKIQSFKFLYGCAVNGYVLRVNWLIDSIAAGFVVQPNRYTILSMNISRNDQVYTAVKYNIHSLVFNNLGVMLHGKTKYFTNITTILKILSG; encoded by the exons ATGGGAAGATTAGCTGGTTTTCGCCCTCCACAATTCTCCGAG GAGGATACGTGGTTGCCTGTCTGGCTTCAGCAATGCAATGAGGAATGGTTGGATGCCGAGACGATGGAGGAAGATTACATTACATTTGAGAAGCGGGTTGAG GAATTTAGAAACTTTAACAGTGGAGATTCTTTGAGGGACAAAGGTGGATGTAACATTGGTCAATTATTTATGTCTGGAACTGATAGTTCGCCCTTCAGTTGTGCTCACTCTGCTAATGAT GTGGAACACTTTCGTCTTTGTCTGTCGTCAGATAGTGATTCAGAAAATGCAGTTCTAAGTAATGATGCATGTGAAACAGAGCCTAATTATCCTGTTGTGGCTCAACCTATTGGAACTTTAGAAGTTCAGAAGGATGCTAATTTAAGTACACATCCGGATGCTGGTGCAGTAAATTGCACTCTAATGGAAGAGTCGGAGAGGAGTGATAAAAAGGTCGAACTGCTGAAGTTTAATGACAATGTACATTTCTCTGAAGCTGCATCTGATGCCGTAGAGCTTTGTATTGCAGCATCTGAAGCACTGGTCATTAATGAATTAATCAACAGCGATTCACTTGAAAAATCTTCCTCAGCTTCAGCTATACTTGAAGCTTCTCTTAAGCTAAAGCAAGCACGGTTGGAAGTTTGGGAAAACACCTTTGCTGACTCATTTTCCTTGACAAGTGACATGGATAATTTATCTGACTTGGATGATGTAACTATGGAAATTGTGTATGAAGATGCTGGTATTCACTTCAGTGAGTTGCCTGGAAATGAGTTAAGTTTATCTCGAGTTAAGGATACTTTGGAATCTGAGCATAATAATGAAGTTGAACACAAGAATACTAGTGCTTCTGTTTGTGAAAATTCAGGTAACTATAATTTTGACAATGACATACAATTGAAAAAGGCTTTGAATGCCGTATATAGTGGCAGTGATGCACAAGAGATGGTAAATTGTAGTCTATCTTGTGATGTGGGCACTGATGCTGGCCACTGCAATGATTTTTCGAGGGATATTAAATTTCAGGAAAACTGCCTTCCTTCAGTTTCAGCAGAG GAAGTCAATACACTCATACCAGAAAGCAATCCAAATAAAAGTTATGTGAGCTCTTCTCCTATTATGTGTCTTCGAGATAGGG AAAACAATTATTGTAAACCAAATATAGTTCAACAAAGGTTCCAGAGCCGTTGGCTTGGTGGATGGTCAAGCAAT AATGAAGTGAAGTGTGCAACTATGAAATGCAGCATTCCAAAACCTTTTGTTGCTCAGACTAGCTTTTTGTCAGAATCTGCATATACTGCTCCAGATGTGAACTCATTTATCCAGAATCATGATAAACAGGCCTTAGTAGCTTCTCAGCTGAGCATACGCAGCGAAAATTTCTCTGGAGAAAATGATGTTATGTTGCTTTCTCAAGATGTAGGATCTTCAAGTGCATCCTTGGTGGACCCCCTTTGCTCAGTTGTGCCATCAAGTATTCCTGAAAATCTGTGTTCCTTACCAAATCTAAACTACGGAGACCCAGTTGTTCCTATTACAATTGAATCTAAGAAAGACAATGTGCTGGGTACTCCTTATTTTTACAATATGCCAGCTGAAGAAGAAAATAGTGCCAGGCAAACATCTGATAGCAATGTCTCAGAGGATAAAGTTTCTAGGCAATCAGCCTCTCTTAGGGATTATAGTGTGTTGTTGCCCAGCCACACTATGCTTTCTGGAAAAGATAGTCATCAGAAATGTTCATTTCTGAAAGAGGTGAAGGCTGGGGCTGAACTACAAATTCTAAATAAAGAAAACACTGCTCGAAGTCCGTCTCTTGTATTTACCCATAGAACAGAATCCCGCTTCCAGGATTCCATTTATTGTAGGCAAAATTTTGTTGAAGAAAATGCAATTGGGACAGCACAACCAGAAAGCTTGGTGAAGCACTTGCCCTATGATAAACTGCAGCCAAAGCTATTACGATGTGAAAATCAAAGTACCGAAAAGCAACCAACGCGGAAACGAGTTCACTTTTCTGAAAGGGAAACGAACATTCCAGACAACAAAAAAGTTCGGAAGTTGCAAACTGCATCAAAACCTT GCTATTCTACTAGATCTGGGAAAAGGTTAACTAGACCCAGTAATCATCTTGAGTCTAGAACTCAACAGATGGACAGATATTTAAGAGTGAACTTggataagaagaaaaaaaggttgatATTTCAGCATATGGAATTTTTGCTTACTGGATTCtctcagcaaaaggaaaaggaaattgATGGTCTCATTAGAAAATATGGTGGCATAGTCCTCTCTCAAATTCCATCTGCAAACGCAAAGGGAAAGAGAAACTCTAGGTCCAAGTCTCGGGCCCTTCCAGTTGTTTTATGTTTAAAGAAG ATACAATCATTCAAGTTCCTGTATGGGTGTGCTGTGAATGGATATGTACTCAGAGTTAATTGGCTTATTGATTCCATTGCAGCAGGTTTTGTCGTGCAGCCAAACAG GTACACGATCCTGTCCATGAATATTAGCAGAAATGACCAAGTTTATACAGCTGTCAAGTACAACATTCATTCTCTTGTCTTTAACAATCTAGGAGTCATGCTTCATGGAAAGACCAAATATTTTACAAACATTACTACTATTCTCAAG atacTATCTGGCTAG
- the LOC121803126 gene encoding protein LNK4-like, which yields MEWYYGRGNEDVTVPEDEEGLRSWGDRWPSWVGNCNSSSEVEQLHHPIILSSQQSDDWDVHLKDLPKIQEADDIFFDSLFKVGEGSENIAQTSSWNDAMTFDFGDYVRDTTSTPHFSHQQELEAEIRMFEQQSDQCEDTKEYISMDESALLELQNLTQQLAETTRVCFRDSLYRLAENSRYQTECSQNGKQDMYNCKSMSSAGPSRSHESNSEDMKSIDRTVATLLFTTMQLCNSTSTTSDVEYKANSYWCDPCSSALSLPGGDAEVPTFD from the exons ATGGAGTGGTACTATGGCAGAGGCAACGAAGATGTGACAGTCCCGGAAGATGAGGAGGGGCTTCGATCATGGGGCGATAGGTGGCCTTCGTGGGTTGGAAACTGCAACTCATCGTCAGAGGTGGAGCAACTCCACCACCCCATCATCTTGTCTAGCCAGCAGAGTGATGATTGGGATGTTCATCTCAAGGATCTTCCCAAAATTCAAGAGGCTGATGACATTTTCTT TGACTCGCTTTTCAAAGTGGGCGAGGGGTCTGAGAATATCGCACAAACCTCAAGCTGGAACGACGCGATGACCTTTGATTTTGGTGATTATGTCCGAGACACTACAAGCACACCCCATTTTTCACACCAACAG GAACTGGAGGCTGAAATTCGCATGTTCGAGCAACAATCTGATCAATGTGAAGATACGAAGGAGTATATATCCATGGACGAATCTGCGTTACTGGAGCTACAGAATTTGACTCAGCAG TTGGCCGAGACGACCAGAGTTTGCTTTCGCGATTCTCTGTACCGCCTGGCAGAGAACTCGAGATACCAGACAGAATGCAGCCAGAATGGAAAACAAGACATGTACAACTGCAAATCAATGTCTAGCGCTGGACCATCCag GTCTCATGAATCCAACTCTGAGGACATGAAATCCATCGACAGAACAGTTGCTACGCTCTTGTTCACCACGATGCAGTTGTGCAATTCAACTTCAACAACGTCAGATGTCGAATACAAGGCCAACTCGTATTGGTGCGATCCATGCTCCTCAGCTCTGTCTCTGCCAGGAGGCGACGCTGAGGTCCCGACATTCGATTAG
- the LOC121803544 gene encoding uncharacterized protein LOC121803544 isoform X1 — translation MGRLAGFRPPQFSEEDTWLPVWLQQCNEEWLDAETMEEDYITFEKRVEEFRNFNSGDSLRDKGGCNIGQLFMSGTDSSPFSCAHSANDVEHFRLCLSSDSDSENAVLSNDACETEPNYPVVAQPIGTLEVQKDANLSTHPDAGAVNCTLMEESERSDKKVELLKFNDNVHFSEAASDAVELCIAASEALVINELINSDSLEKSSSASAILEASLKLKQARLEVWENTFADSFSLTSDMDNLSDLDDVTMEIVYEDAGIHFSELPGNELSLSRVKDTLESEHNNEVEHKNTSASVCENSGNYNFDNDIQLKKALNAVYSGSDAQEMVNCSLSCDVGTDAGHCNDFSRDIKFQENCLPSVSAEEVNTLIPESNPNKSYVSSSPIMCLRDRENNYCKPNIVQQRFQSRWLGGWSSNNEVKCATMKCSIPKPFVAQTSFLSESAYTAPDVNSFIQNHDKQALVASQLSIRSENFSGENDVMLLSQDVGSSSASLVDPLCSVVPSSIPENLCSLPNLNYGDPVVPITIESKKDNVLGTPYFYNMPAEEENSARQTSDSNVSEDKVSRQSASLRDYSVLLPSHTMLSGKDSHQKCSFLKEVKAGAELQILNKENTARSPSLVFTHRTESRFQDSIYCRQNFVEENAIGTAQPESLVKHLPYDKLQPKLLRCENQSTEKQPTRKRVHFSERETNIPDNKKVRKLQTASKPCYSTRSGKRLTRPSNHLESRTQQMDRYLRVNLDKKKKRLIFQHMEFLLTGFSQQKEKEIDGLIRKYGGIVLSQIPSANAKGKRNSRSKSRALPVVLCLKKIQSFKFLYGCAVNGYVLRVNWLIDSIAAGFVVQPNRYTILSMNISRNDQVYTAVKYNIHSLVFNNLGVMLHGKTKYFTNITTILKHGGGQIFKTLQGLIQTLETGRISMAVLVAEEESCASRHLRQCAMDQNIHVTSVYWIIKCLFAGQLIPLEEKGNSRHSPAIQLQRHLEPMELSQEI, via the exons ATGGGAAGATTAGCTGGTTTTCGCCCTCCACAATTCTCCGAG GAGGATACGTGGTTGCCTGTCTGGCTTCAGCAATGCAATGAGGAATGGTTGGATGCCGAGACGATGGAGGAAGATTACATTACATTTGAGAAGCGGGTTGAG GAATTTAGAAACTTTAACAGTGGAGATTCTTTGAGGGACAAAGGTGGATGTAACATTGGTCAATTATTTATGTCTGGAACTGATAGTTCGCCCTTCAGTTGTGCTCACTCTGCTAATGAT GTGGAACACTTTCGTCTTTGTCTGTCGTCAGATAGTGATTCAGAAAATGCAGTTCTAAGTAATGATGCATGTGAAACAGAGCCTAATTATCCTGTTGTGGCTCAACCTATTGGAACTTTAGAAGTTCAGAAGGATGCTAATTTAAGTACACATCCGGATGCTGGTGCAGTAAATTGCACTCTAATGGAAGAGTCGGAGAGGAGTGATAAAAAGGTCGAACTGCTGAAGTTTAATGACAATGTACATTTCTCTGAAGCTGCATCTGATGCCGTAGAGCTTTGTATTGCAGCATCTGAAGCACTGGTCATTAATGAATTAATCAACAGCGATTCACTTGAAAAATCTTCCTCAGCTTCAGCTATACTTGAAGCTTCTCTTAAGCTAAAGCAAGCACGGTTGGAAGTTTGGGAAAACACCTTTGCTGACTCATTTTCCTTGACAAGTGACATGGATAATTTATCTGACTTGGATGATGTAACTATGGAAATTGTGTATGAAGATGCTGGTATTCACTTCAGTGAGTTGCCTGGAAATGAGTTAAGTTTATCTCGAGTTAAGGATACTTTGGAATCTGAGCATAATAATGAAGTTGAACACAAGAATACTAGTGCTTCTGTTTGTGAAAATTCAGGTAACTATAATTTTGACAATGACATACAATTGAAAAAGGCTTTGAATGCCGTATATAGTGGCAGTGATGCACAAGAGATGGTAAATTGTAGTCTATCTTGTGATGTGGGCACTGATGCTGGCCACTGCAATGATTTTTCGAGGGATATTAAATTTCAGGAAAACTGCCTTCCTTCAGTTTCAGCAGAG GAAGTCAATACACTCATACCAGAAAGCAATCCAAATAAAAGTTATGTGAGCTCTTCTCCTATTATGTGTCTTCGAGATAGGG AAAACAATTATTGTAAACCAAATATAGTTCAACAAAGGTTCCAGAGCCGTTGGCTTGGTGGATGGTCAAGCAAT AATGAAGTGAAGTGTGCAACTATGAAATGCAGCATTCCAAAACCTTTTGTTGCTCAGACTAGCTTTTTGTCAGAATCTGCATATACTGCTCCAGATGTGAACTCATTTATCCAGAATCATGATAAACAGGCCTTAGTAGCTTCTCAGCTGAGCATACGCAGCGAAAATTTCTCTGGAGAAAATGATGTTATGTTGCTTTCTCAAGATGTAGGATCTTCAAGTGCATCCTTGGTGGACCCCCTTTGCTCAGTTGTGCCATCAAGTATTCCTGAAAATCTGTGTTCCTTACCAAATCTAAACTACGGAGACCCAGTTGTTCCTATTACAATTGAATCTAAGAAAGACAATGTGCTGGGTACTCCTTATTTTTACAATATGCCAGCTGAAGAAGAAAATAGTGCCAGGCAAACATCTGATAGCAATGTCTCAGAGGATAAAGTTTCTAGGCAATCAGCCTCTCTTAGGGATTATAGTGTGTTGTTGCCCAGCCACACTATGCTTTCTGGAAAAGATAGTCATCAGAAATGTTCATTTCTGAAAGAGGTGAAGGCTGGGGCTGAACTACAAATTCTAAATAAAGAAAACACTGCTCGAAGTCCGTCTCTTGTATTTACCCATAGAACAGAATCCCGCTTCCAGGATTCCATTTATTGTAGGCAAAATTTTGTTGAAGAAAATGCAATTGGGACAGCACAACCAGAAAGCTTGGTGAAGCACTTGCCCTATGATAAACTGCAGCCAAAGCTATTACGATGTGAAAATCAAAGTACCGAAAAGCAACCAACGCGGAAACGAGTTCACTTTTCTGAAAGGGAAACGAACATTCCAGACAACAAAAAAGTTCGGAAGTTGCAAACTGCATCAAAACCTT GCTATTCTACTAGATCTGGGAAAAGGTTAACTAGACCCAGTAATCATCTTGAGTCTAGAACTCAACAGATGGACAGATATTTAAGAGTGAACTTggataagaagaaaaaaaggttgatATTTCAGCATATGGAATTTTTGCTTACTGGATTCtctcagcaaaaggaaaaggaaattgATGGTCTCATTAGAAAATATGGTGGCATAGTCCTCTCTCAAATTCCATCTGCAAACGCAAAGGGAAAGAGAAACTCTAGGTCCAAGTCTCGGGCCCTTCCAGTTGTTTTATGTTTAAAGAAG ATACAATCATTCAAGTTCCTGTATGGGTGTGCTGTGAATGGATATGTACTCAGAGTTAATTGGCTTATTGATTCCATTGCAGCAGGTTTTGTCGTGCAGCCAAACAG GTACACGATCCTGTCCATGAATATTAGCAGAAATGACCAAGTTTATACAGCTGTCAAGTACAACATTCATTCTCTTGTCTTTAACAATCTAGGAGTCATGCTTCATGGAAAGACCAAATATTTTACAAACATTACTACTATTCTCAAG CATGGTGGTGGGCAGATTTTCAAAACTCTGCAAGGTTTGATACAGACTCTTGAGACTGGGAGAATTTCAATGGCTGTACTTGTTGCTGAGGAGGAGAGTTGTGCTTCTCGTCACTTGAGACAATGTGCCATGGACCAGAACATACATGTAACG TCGGTTTACTGGATCATAAAGTGCTTATTTGCCGGACAACTTATTCCTTTGGAGGAGAAAGGGAATTCACGGCATTCGCCTGCTATTCAGCTTCAAAGGCACCTAGAACCCATGGAATTAAGTCAAGAAATATGA